GCGGCGAGCACGTTGGCGACGTTGTGCGCCCCCAGCAGCGGGATCTCCGCCACCGGCAGCACCGGCACCTCGACCCCGCCCTCGACGCTCACCACCTCGCCGTCGCGCACGGTGGCGCCGTCGCCGCCGCCGAGGCCGGCCGGGTCGGCGCTGAAGAGCAGCACCCGCGCCGGCGACGCCGCCGCCATCGCGCGGGTGAGCGGGTCGGCGCCGTTGAGGGCGACCGCGCCCGCGGGGTCGGCCGACTCCACCAGCCGCCGCTTGGCGAGCCCGTAGCGCTCCATGGTGCCGTGGCGGTCGAGATGGTCGGGGGTGAGGTTGAGCACCGTGGCCAGCCGGCAGCGCGGCGCCGCCGCCGATTCCAGCTGGAAGGAGGACAGCTCGAGCACGACCCAGTCGCCCGCGGACACCTCGCCGAGCCGGTCGAGCATGGTCTCGCCGATGTTGCCGCCGACGTGGACGCGGCCCCCGCCGGCGGCGAGCACGGCGCCGAGCAGCGCGGTCGTGGTGGTCTTGCCGTTGGTGCCGGTGACCCCGGCCACCGGTGCCGGGCAGCGCTCGAAGACCAGGTCGATCTCGCTGCGCACCGGCACCCCGCGGCGCCGGGCGTCCTCGAGCACCGGCGCCCCCCAGGGGACCCCGGGGCTGGGACAGACCATGGCGGCGCCGGCGGCGACGTCGTCGGGATAGCCGCCGAGCACCACCTCGACCTCGACCGGAAGGGTCGCCGCCATCCGCCGCTGGGCGTCGCCCTGGCCGCGATCGACGACGCGCACCCGCCAGCCCTCGGCGCTCAGCACCCGGGCGCAGGCGGCGCCGCTGAGGCCGAGGCCGATCACCACCGCGGTGCGGCCGGCGGTCATCGGTGGACGACACCCGCGCTCACCCCCGCCCCCACCCCCGAGGGCAGGGCGAGGGCGACACAGAGCAGGGCTGCGACCGCGGCGGCGCCGGCGAAGCAGACCACCAGCCGCTGCTCGCGCAGCCCGAGCTCCTCGAAGTGGTGGTGGAGCGGGCTGGCGCGGAAGACCCGGCGGCCGAAGCGCGTGATCGCGGTGACGTTGATGATCACGGAGAGGGTCTCGGCGACGAAGACGGCGCCGAGCAGCGGCAGCAGCCAGAGCAGCCGCAGCTCGGCCGCCAGCGCCACCAGGGCGCAGCCCAGGGCCAGCGAGCCGGTGTCGCCCATGAACACCCGCGCCGGCCACCAGTTGTAGAAGAGGAAGGCCAGAACCCCGCCGCAGAGGGAGGCGCTCACGATCGCCACCGGGGCGTTGCCGGAGTGCTGGGCGAGCGCCCACAGGGTCACCAGGGCGATCACCGAGCAGGAGCCGGCGAGGCCGTCGACGCCGTCGGTGAGGTTGACCGCGTTGCTGCAGGCGACCACCGCGAGCGCGGCCAGCGGGATGATCCCCCAGTGGAGGTCGACGGCGCCGGCCCCGGGGATGACCTCGACGGTGAGCGAGGCGGCGTCGAGCCCGACGCCGAGGAGCACCCCGACGAGCAGCTGCAGGACGAGCTTCTGCCGTCCCAGCAGGCCGAGCGCGCCGCGTCCGCGGATGTTGGCGAGGTCGTCGACCACCCCGATGGCGGCGCCGGCCACGATCGCGAAGACGGCGAGGAAGCCGGCGCGGCCGTGGTCGAGGATCAGCCACGCGGCGACCGGGATGGCGCAGAAGAGGATCCCG
This genomic stretch from Candidatus Dormiibacterota bacterium harbors:
- the mraY gene encoding phospho-N-acetylmuramoyl-pentapeptide-transferase; translation: MIRPLIAFAGSLLVGLVLYPAVIATLARLKAGQRVQSYGPASHLVKAGTPTMGGILFCAIPVAAWLILDHGRAGFLAVFAIVAGAAIGVVDDLANIRGRGALGLLGRQKLVLQLLVGVLLGVGLDAASLTVEVIPGAGAVDLHWGIIPLAALAVVACSNAVNLTDGVDGLAGSCSVIALVTLWALAQHSGNAPVAIVSASLCGGVLAFLFYNWWPARVFMGDTGSLALGCALVALAAELRLLWLLPLLGAVFVAETLSVIINVTAITRFGRRVFRASPLHHHFEELGLREQRLVVCFAGAAAVAALLCVALALPSGVGAGVSAGVVHR
- the murD gene encoding UDP-N-acetylmuramoyl-L-alanine--D-glutamate ligase — protein: MTAGRTAVVIGLGLSGAACARVLSAEGWRVRVVDRGQGDAQRRMAATLPVEVEVVLGGYPDDVAAGAAMVCPSPGVPWGAPVLEDARRRGVPVRSEIDLVFERCPAPVAGVTGTNGKTTTTALLGAVLAAGGGRVHVGGNIGETMLDRLGEVSAGDWVVLELSSFQLESAAAPRCRLATVLNLTPDHLDRHGTMERYGLAKRRLVESADPAGAVALNGADPLTRAMAAASPARVLLFSADPAGLGGGDGATVRDGEVVSVEGGVEVPVLPVAEIPLLGAHNVANVLAAVALARAAAIPPAAVAAGVRGFRAVAHRLEPVLECDGVLWINDSKATNVDAAVTGLRSLGERPVVWIGGGGSKGVGPEELAAEVTRRARHAIVCGATAAELDAALAAAGCTARTRTGTLAEAVAAAHRIARPGDAVLLSPGYTSFDQFSGFEERGREFARLVRELAATGGRC